From a single Micromonospora sp. WMMD1102 genomic region:
- the cas8c gene encoding type I-C CRISPR-associated protein Cas8c/Csd1 has protein sequence MLLRRLVEYADTTDEVIPPFYGRKPIRFLLPIAADGTPLHRRMVDTVNPDAGDRFGRERLVPAVTRTVGIAPALAADNVEYVLGWVTDEGGNAGRVAKQHAAFQELIRDWAAAEPDGPAPAVAAFYANGHDRTIVLPEKWSRADQVAFQVDGEVACEHESARRYWATVAAGRKGLGRAGRCLVCGEVRDLLKTIPQQIPRRLLPGATQSASLVSVNEAVHGYELTKFLAHTPICVTCGLTFMSSLTVLLGSERHSSVLPGQNSRLIWWLVGGSRFDPMKLLDEPDDADIGLMLAAPAQGAEPTVDDLSTFCSVAVSGNVARAVIRDWVEQPLPAIKRNLSRWFDDLLIVDWSGQLTRVRLSQLVRAAGRWQRGRGGANGTWIKLGAKGEDRPGDLHPGLLRAALLHRPLPPRLLGHVINRIQADARVDPARAALIRLALRRRRPNLPADELERLTPTVNPENDDPAYLSGRAFAVLDDLQQAVYRAANQPLNTTFAERYMGRAITNPRAVLVNGQRTATAWLRRLRGPLRRPSWATAYANRLDDIFARIDDKKSIPNSGVLAQKALFVLGYHQQRAAMRAERIEAAANKKKSDLPPTDDEQAPEGDAE, from the coding sequence ATGCTGCTCCGCCGACTCGTCGAGTACGCCGACACGACCGACGAGGTGATCCCGCCGTTCTACGGGCGCAAGCCGATCCGCTTCCTGCTGCCCATCGCCGCCGACGGCACGCCGCTGCACCGGCGGATGGTGGACACCGTGAACCCGGACGCGGGGGACCGGTTCGGGCGCGAACGCCTGGTGCCCGCGGTGACCCGTACGGTCGGGATCGCACCCGCACTCGCGGCCGACAACGTCGAGTATGTGCTCGGCTGGGTGACCGACGAGGGTGGCAACGCCGGGCGGGTGGCGAAGCAGCACGCCGCATTCCAGGAACTGATCCGGGACTGGGCAGCGGCGGAACCGGACGGCCCGGCCCCGGCGGTCGCCGCCTTCTACGCGAACGGACACGACCGCACGATCGTCCTGCCCGAGAAGTGGAGCAGAGCCGACCAGGTTGCCTTCCAGGTCGACGGGGAGGTGGCGTGCGAGCACGAGTCGGCCCGCCGCTACTGGGCGACGGTGGCCGCCGGCCGGAAGGGACTCGGCCGGGCCGGGCGGTGTCTGGTCTGCGGCGAGGTCCGTGATCTGCTCAAGACGATCCCGCAGCAGATCCCACGACGCCTGCTGCCCGGCGCGACCCAGAGCGCGTCGCTGGTCAGCGTCAACGAGGCGGTGCACGGGTACGAGTTGACGAAGTTCCTGGCCCACACCCCGATCTGCGTCACCTGCGGTCTCACCTTCATGTCCTCCCTGACCGTGCTGCTCGGCAGCGAGCGGCACAGCAGTGTGCTGCCCGGCCAGAACTCCCGGCTGATCTGGTGGCTGGTCGGCGGCTCCCGGTTCGACCCCATGAAGCTGCTCGACGAGCCGGACGACGCCGACATCGGACTGATGCTTGCCGCGCCCGCGCAGGGTGCCGAGCCAACGGTCGACGACCTCTCCACCTTCTGTTCCGTGGCGGTGAGCGGCAACGTGGCCCGAGCGGTGATCCGCGACTGGGTCGAGCAGCCGCTTCCCGCGATCAAACGGAACCTGAGTCGCTGGTTCGACGACCTCCTGATCGTCGACTGGTCCGGCCAGCTCACCCGCGTCCGGTTGTCGCAGCTCGTCCGGGCCGCCGGGCGGTGGCAGCGCGGTCGAGGCGGGGCCAACGGGACCTGGATCAAACTCGGCGCGAAGGGTGAGGACCGGCCCGGCGACCTGCATCCCGGCCTGCTGCGTGCCGCCCTGCTGCACCGGCCGCTGCCGCCGAGACTGCTCGGCCACGTCATCAACCGCATCCAGGCCGACGCCCGGGTCGACCCGGCCCGAGCCGCGCTGATCCGGCTGGCCCTACGCCGCCGCCGTCCGAATCTCCCCGCCGACGAGTTAGAGAGGCTCACCCCGACCGTGAATCCGGAGAACGACGACCCGGCGTACCTGTCCGGGCGGGCCTTCGCCGTCCTCGACGACCTGCAACAGGCCGTCTACCGGGCCGCGAACCAGCCGCTGAACACCACCTTCGCCGAGCGCTACATGGGTCGGGCGATCACCAACCCCCGCGCCGTACTCGTGAACGGCCAGCGCACCGCGACCGCCTGGCTGCGGCGGCTGCGCGGCCCGCTGCGCCGGCCGAGCTGGGCGACCGCCTACGCCAACCGCCTCGACGACATCTTTGCTCGAATCGACGACAAGAAGTCGATCCCGAACAGCGGTGTGCTGGCGCAGAAGGCGCTCTTCGTCCTCGGCTACCACCAGCAGCGGGCCGCGATGCGGGCCGAGCGGATCGAGGCTGCGGCCAACAAGAAGAAGTCAGACCTTCCTCCCACCGACGACGAGCAAGCCCCCGAAGGAGACGCCGAATGA
- the cas5c gene encoding type I-C CRISPR-associated protein Cas5c yields MVDGITLRRSREGDLPVVVQVAAPAALFSRPELKVERVTYPVMTPSAAVGVLESIFWKPEMRYDIVAIEVLKPIRQFTVRRNETTDVAPLSEAIRGTRRVNTVEHRDQRNAVCLRDVAYRIHAHVVTAAHADKPVAAYRDQLRRRVRRGACFQQPYLGTREFSAEFGWPDGSPRLRDLNEEIGIMLHSVHRDGTGSPRMEWFAARIIDGVLPVPERGMELALPAPGAA; encoded by the coding sequence GTGGTCGACGGGATCACGCTGCGGCGCAGCCGCGAGGGTGACCTGCCCGTCGTGGTGCAGGTTGCCGCTCCGGCGGCATTGTTCTCCCGCCCTGAACTGAAGGTCGAGCGGGTCACGTACCCGGTGATGACCCCGTCGGCGGCGGTCGGCGTACTGGAGTCGATCTTCTGGAAGCCGGAGATGCGGTACGACATCGTCGCCATCGAGGTGCTCAAACCGATCCGGCAGTTCACCGTACGCCGCAACGAGACCACCGACGTGGCACCGCTGTCCGAGGCGATTCGTGGTACCCGCCGGGTCAACACCGTCGAACACCGCGACCAGCGCAACGCGGTCTGCCTGCGGGACGTCGCCTACCGCATCCACGCGCACGTCGTCACCGCAGCGCACGCCGACAAGCCGGTCGCCGCCTACCGGGACCAGCTTCGCCGCCGGGTCCGCCGGGGCGCCTGCTTCCAACAGCCCTACCTGGGTACCCGCGAATTCAGTGCCGAGTTCGGCTGGCCCGACGGCAGTCCCCGGCTGCGGGATCTGAACGAAGAGATCGGCATCATGCTGCACTCCGTGCACCGTGACGGGACCGGCAGCCCACGGATGGAGTGGTTCGCCGCCCGGATCATCGACGGCGTCCTCCCGGTGCCGGAACGAGGGATGGAACTGGCCCTGCCGGCGCCCGGGGCGGCCTGA
- the cas3 gene encoding CRISPR-associated helicase Cas3', with translation MVGLVVANEGQWWAHSPAPGTGVWHSLEDHLRGTADLARRFATPFGGGDLAYWLGLLHDCGKASDAWQSRLAKVAGTRDRVGIDHKALGTRVAYARGLGAFALGIFGHHGGLLDPATFKHKLTATLRETPGNLASAEAALPKLLPDLPAELGAAIPDLWRQDTLVGEMALRLCFSALVDADVLDTQAHHHQLPAPRIRPDADFAELFARFEEGRAKLLAQRSPAPIDGLREQVYADCLAAAEHRPGIFRLPAPTGVGKTFASAGFALRHAALHGQRRVVVAVPFLTITEQNAAVYRTILNGAEAEPVVLEHHSQVNFDDPATGGPWGRQAAENWDAPFVVTTFVRLFESLYARKPSAMRRVHRLANSVIVLDEVQALPHDMLVPILDGLRLLVEHFGATVLLCSATQPDFWALSTFADLDRFDLVSDIPTLTERLRRVDYEWRLDPAPTLAEVAEEAASSVRSAEAGAAMVVLNTTENARTVYETWRAGGHGELARHLSTRMCPAHRHRVLDIVTRRLKAGEPVLLAATQLVEAGVDLDFPLVFRAMAPADSLLQAGGRANREGRIERGRVVVFAPSDGGHPRSYRPLIGVAEGLFGPDKADPDDPEALIRYYQQVYKALNLADARHIGQRIQQARSEWKFETVTDGPLRDGGGQQRDRDKAFRLIRDEGVSVVTPQGAETSEERAEIADLVERVRTAPVPDLRDLRRLQPYTTTVHPGGLRNAAVTAWMRPILGDQVRVGALVEWFGRYDEATGISFDPDIEEFVL, from the coding sequence ATGGTGGGACTGGTTGTGGCCAATGAGGGTCAGTGGTGGGCGCACAGCCCTGCGCCTGGGACCGGTGTCTGGCACTCGCTGGAAGATCACCTTCGGGGCACCGCCGACCTCGCGCGTCGCTTCGCGACCCCCTTCGGCGGCGGTGACCTGGCGTACTGGCTCGGCCTGCTGCACGACTGCGGCAAGGCTTCGGACGCCTGGCAGAGCCGACTGGCCAAAGTCGCCGGTACTCGGGATCGGGTCGGGATCGACCACAAGGCGCTCGGCACCCGGGTCGCGTACGCGCGTGGGCTCGGGGCCTTCGCGCTCGGGATCTTCGGGCACCACGGTGGACTGCTCGATCCGGCGACGTTCAAGCACAAGCTGACGGCGACGCTGCGCGAAACGCCGGGGAACCTGGCCTCGGCCGAGGCGGCCCTACCCAAACTGCTGCCCGACCTGCCGGCGGAGCTGGGTGCGGCGATACCGGACCTGTGGCGTCAGGACACGCTCGTCGGCGAGATGGCACTCCGGCTCTGCTTCAGCGCCCTCGTCGACGCCGACGTACTCGACACGCAGGCCCATCACCACCAGTTACCCGCGCCACGAATACGTCCGGACGCCGACTTCGCCGAGCTGTTCGCCCGGTTCGAGGAGGGCCGGGCGAAGCTGCTCGCACAGCGGTCGCCGGCTCCGATCGACGGTCTGCGCGAGCAGGTGTACGCGGACTGCCTGGCAGCGGCCGAACACAGGCCGGGGATCTTCCGGCTGCCGGCGCCGACCGGAGTAGGCAAGACGTTCGCCTCGGCCGGTTTCGCGCTGCGGCACGCCGCGCTGCATGGCCAGCGTCGCGTCGTCGTCGCCGTACCGTTCCTGACGATCACCGAGCAGAACGCCGCCGTCTATCGCACGATTCTCAATGGCGCCGAGGCCGAGCCGGTAGTGCTGGAGCACCACAGCCAGGTGAACTTCGACGATCCGGCGACCGGTGGTCCGTGGGGTCGGCAGGCGGCCGAGAACTGGGACGCGCCGTTCGTGGTGACCACGTTCGTCCGGCTCTTCGAATCGCTCTACGCACGCAAGCCCTCGGCCATGCGTCGGGTGCATCGTCTCGCCAACTCGGTGATCGTGCTGGACGAGGTCCAGGCTCTCCCGCACGACATGTTGGTGCCGATTCTCGACGGCCTCCGCTTGCTGGTCGAGCACTTCGGCGCGACCGTGCTGCTCTGCTCGGCGACTCAGCCGGACTTCTGGGCACTGTCCACCTTCGCCGACCTCGACCGGTTCGACCTCGTCTCCGACATACCGACACTGACTGAGCGGTTGCGCCGCGTCGACTACGAATGGCGGCTGGACCCGGCGCCCACCCTGGCCGAGGTTGCCGAGGAGGCGGCGTCGAGTGTCCGGTCCGCCGAGGCCGGCGCAGCGATGGTGGTGCTGAACACGACCGAGAACGCCAGGACCGTGTACGAGACCTGGCGGGCAGGCGGCCATGGCGAGCTGGCCCGGCACCTGTCCACGCGGATGTGCCCGGCGCACCGGCATCGGGTGTTGGACATCGTGACCAGGCGGCTCAAGGCGGGTGAGCCGGTGCTCCTGGCCGCGACCCAGCTCGTCGAAGCCGGCGTCGATCTGGACTTCCCGCTGGTGTTCCGGGCGATGGCGCCGGCCGACTCACTGCTCCAGGCCGGCGGCCGGGCCAACCGGGAAGGGCGGATCGAGCGGGGCCGGGTCGTCGTCTTCGCCCCTTCCGACGGCGGCCACCCCAGGTCTTATCGGCCGCTCATCGGGGTGGCGGAAGGGCTGTTCGGGCCGGACAAGGCCGACCCGGACGACCCGGAGGCGCTCATCCGGTACTACCAACAGGTCTACAAGGCCCTCAACCTTGCCGACGCCCGCCACATCGGCCAGCGCATCCAGCAGGCCCGCAGCGAGTGGAAGTTCGAGACGGTCACCGACGGGCCGCTGCGGGACGGCGGCGGTCAGCAGCGTGACCGGGACAAGGCGTTCCGACTGATCCGCGACGAGGGCGTCTCCGTCGTCACCCCGCAGGGAGCCGAAACGTCTGAGGAACGCGCCGAGATCGCGGACCTCGTCGAACGCGTCCGCACCGCGCCGGTGCCCGACCTGCGAGACCTGCGACGGCTCCAGCCGTACACCACGACCGTGCATCCCGGGGGGCTGCGCAACGCGGCGGTCACGGCCTGGATGCGTCCGATCCTCGGCGACCAGGTGCGGGTCGGTGCCCTCGTCGAGTGGTTCGGCCGCTACGACGAGGCGACCGGGATCAGCTTCGATCCGGATATCGAGGAGTTCGTTCTGTGA
- a CDS encoding winged helix-turn-helix domain-containing protein, with the protein MPAKPKWERIADEIRAKIESGELASGAQLPSTAQLRNEYGVSAGVVRQAILVLQTQGLVEGVHGVGVFVTES; encoded by the coding sequence ATGCCCGCCAAACCGAAGTGGGAGCGCATCGCCGACGAGATTCGAGCAAAGATCGAGTCTGGCGAGCTTGCCTCCGGTGCCCAGCTGCCATCCACCGCCCAGCTCCGTAATGAGTACGGCGTGTCCGCAGGGGTCGTGCGGCAGGCGATCCTGGTGCTACAGACGCAGGGTTTGGTCGAGGGTGTGCATGGCGTCGGGGTGTTCGTCACCGAGTCCTGA
- a CDS encoding FtsK/SpoIIIE domain-containing protein, translated as MGLAATFGRAVAAHRQARAHLDAARHGLARLQPPPDSGETADIVARLHRVGGAISAEPEPARFFAGPLPMRLGVASTVHGDFPAVVPLSGGTHLAVDTDARDGRVAALLRTLVVRLLAAAPPGSVRVAGLDSAALGATFLPLGVLVEAGAMPPPATTEAEISAVLDAAERHARAAQQAATSGTPELLLLVAASLPDGGRELGRLAALTHAGPTAGICVLAAGYPPRSAGLAPPPLGGTTQVRLDPQGYAWIGDPPGHPFSSDGTGLAAPVRLDGEPPAGAVAALADRLGEIYRRESSFEFTDLLPARPWAESSGNGLRAIVGRAGREPVICAFDDQTPHWLVGGRTGSGKTVFLLDVLYGLAARYSPDELSLYLLDFKEGVSFTEFVPTGRDPSWIPHARAVGIESDREYGVAVLRELRRELNRRASALKRHGVTKLADLPRDTGRPVPRIVAVIDEFHVLFAGNDAVAREAVALLEELARKGRSYGIHLVLASQSMSGIEALYGKNDSIFGQFPLRIALPGGGGVLDHLNDAAGALPIGSAIVNPSAGLAAANTVVGFPDAHASGAEVAQLRHELWQARRPGSRPPAVFKGYESVHVEDDPTYRGLVPGGRRPLALVGRTVDVDLTSAMFALDATPGRHLGVVGTSPVGASVLHAATVSLARQHAPGSARFLVAPLVAVADEIAEQTIAELTGAGHPVDRLDAAGLREELRKLASQPADGPTAPRTFLVGYGMDGASGILGARDEQFKSGLDDLQAMLRQGPAYGVHLLGWWRGLRRLSDDIGGSSNRDDIACLVALNVPGGELGMYLGVTDLAYTPRSNRALLVDRHDQRVRLIVPFVQAGHEHDDEEGS; from the coding sequence GTGGGACTCGCAGCCACATTCGGGCGGGCGGTGGCCGCCCACCGGCAGGCCCGGGCACACCTGGACGCGGCCCGGCACGGGCTGGCCCGACTACAGCCGCCGCCGGACAGCGGCGAGACCGCCGACATCGTGGCCCGGCTGCACCGGGTCGGCGGGGCGATAAGCGCCGAACCCGAGCCGGCCCGGTTCTTCGCCGGCCCGCTGCCGATGCGGCTCGGCGTGGCGAGCACTGTGCACGGTGACTTCCCGGCCGTGGTACCACTCAGCGGCGGCACCCACCTGGCGGTCGACACCGACGCCCGGGACGGCCGGGTCGCGGCGCTGCTGCGTACCCTGGTGGTCCGGCTGCTCGCCGCCGCGCCACCCGGCTCGGTCCGGGTAGCCGGATTGGACAGTGCCGCGCTCGGCGCCACCTTCCTGCCGCTGGGGGTGCTCGTCGAGGCCGGCGCGATGCCGCCGCCGGCCACTACCGAGGCAGAGATCTCCGCCGTGCTCGACGCCGCCGAACGACACGCCCGGGCCGCCCAGCAGGCCGCCACCTCGGGTACGCCGGAACTCCTGCTCCTGGTCGCCGCCTCGCTGCCGGACGGGGGTCGGGAGCTGGGGCGACTCGCCGCGCTCACGCACGCCGGCCCGACCGCCGGGATCTGCGTACTCGCCGCCGGCTATCCGCCCCGGAGCGCCGGGCTCGCCCCGCCGCCGCTCGGCGGCACCACACAGGTCCGGCTCGACCCGCAGGGGTACGCCTGGATCGGCGACCCGCCCGGCCATCCCTTCAGCTCGGACGGCACCGGCCTGGCCGCCCCGGTACGCCTGGACGGCGAGCCGCCGGCCGGCGCGGTCGCGGCGCTGGCCGACCGGCTCGGCGAGATCTACCGCCGGGAGTCGAGTTTCGAGTTCACCGACCTGCTGCCGGCCCGCCCCTGGGCGGAGTCGTCCGGCAACGGGCTGCGCGCGATCGTCGGCCGGGCCGGGCGGGAGCCGGTGATCTGCGCCTTCGACGACCAGACCCCGCACTGGCTGGTCGGCGGCCGGACCGGCTCCGGCAAGACCGTCTTCCTGCTCGACGTCCTCTACGGACTCGCCGCCCGCTACTCGCCGGACGAGCTGTCGCTCTATCTGCTCGACTTCAAGGAGGGCGTCAGCTTCACCGAGTTCGTGCCGACCGGCCGCGATCCGAGCTGGATCCCGCACGCCCGCGCGGTAGGCATCGAGTCCGACCGGGAGTACGGCGTCGCCGTGCTGCGCGAACTGCGCCGGGAGCTGAACCGGCGGGCGTCGGCGCTGAAGCGGCACGGCGTGACGAAACTCGCCGACCTGCCCCGGGACACCGGCAGACCGGTACCCCGGATCGTGGCGGTGATCGACGAGTTCCACGTCCTCTTCGCCGGCAACGACGCGGTGGCCCGGGAGGCGGTGGCGCTGCTTGAGGAGCTGGCCCGCAAGGGTCGCTCCTACGGCATCCACCTGGTGCTGGCCAGCCAGAGCATGTCCGGGATCGAGGCGCTCTACGGAAAGAACGACTCGATCTTCGGGCAGTTCCCGCTCCGGATAGCCCTGCCTGGCGGCGGCGGAGTGCTGGACCACCTCAACGACGCTGCCGGAGCGCTGCCGATCGGCTCGGCGATCGTGAACCCGTCCGCCGGGCTGGCCGCCGCGAACACGGTGGTCGGGTTCCCGGACGCGCACGCCAGCGGCGCCGAGGTGGCCCAGCTGCGGCACGAGCTGTGGCAGGCCCGCCGGCCCGGCTCTCGGCCACCTGCGGTGTTCAAGGGGTACGAGTCGGTGCACGTCGAGGACGACCCGACATACCGGGGACTGGTCCCGGGTGGACGGCGGCCGTTGGCGCTGGTCGGGCGTACCGTCGACGTGGACCTGACCTCGGCGATGTTCGCGCTGGACGCGACGCCCGGCCGGCACCTCGGGGTGGTCGGCACCTCGCCGGTCGGGGCGAGCGTGCTGCACGCCGCCACGGTCAGCCTGGCCCGGCAGCACGCCCCGGGCAGCGCCCGGTTCCTGGTCGCCCCGCTGGTCGCGGTCGCCGACGAGATCGCCGAGCAGACGATCGCCGAACTGACCGGCGCCGGCCATCCGGTCGACCGGCTCGACGCCGCCGGGCTCCGCGAGGAGCTGCGCAAACTCGCCAGCCAGCCGGCGGACGGGCCGACCGCGCCCCGGACCTTCCTGGTCGGGTACGGCATGGACGGCGCCAGCGGCATCCTCGGCGCCCGGGACGAGCAGTTCAAGTCCGGGCTGGACGACCTCCAGGCGATGCTCCGGCAGGGCCCCGCGTACGGGGTGCACCTGCTCGGCTGGTGGCGCGGGCTGCGCCGGCTCTCCGACGACATCGGCGGGTCGAGCAACCGGGACGACATCGCCTGCCTGGTGGCGCTGAACGTGCCAGGTGGCGAGCTGGGGATGTATCTCGGCGTCACCGACCTCGCCTACACCCCGAGGTCGAACCGGGCCCTGCTCGTCGACCGCCACGACCAGCGGGTACGCCTGATCGTGCCGTTCGTCCAGGCTGGGCACGAGCACGACGACGAGGAGGGGAGCTGA
- a CDS encoding patatin-like phospholipase family protein, which produces MLEALRQRRATDSRPGDRKDPWKIGLAVEGGGMRGIVSAAMLTAIEDLGFHYAFDDVYAASSGAINSAYFLATNTWYPLSIYYDDLACRKFVDFRRVFTGRPILDMEYAFENVVEVIKPLDFSAVLAAPIRFHVSVTLVDELRTLDVSDFESRADLKAALRASAWLPVAVPGTAIWRGQRAVDGGVLTAFPFRLAVRDGCTHVLSLSTRPMSLPQRRHSITQRFAASRINRLRSGLGDGYLRAVREGWQDRRDLQHQMTHPEDDPAILDLAPLPWMRQVQRHELDLAKLLAGARTAYGVMYCALNGVSPDRIRDNTLRIIPRLTAVEHVVPLGPSSGLSQ; this is translated from the coding sequence GTGCTGGAGGCGCTCCGCCAGCGCCGCGCCACCGACTCCAGACCCGGTGACCGGAAAGACCCGTGGAAGATCGGGCTCGCCGTCGAGGGCGGCGGTATGCGCGGCATCGTCTCCGCCGCGATGCTCACCGCCATCGAGGATCTCGGCTTCCACTACGCTTTCGACGACGTCTACGCGGCGTCGTCTGGAGCCATCAACTCCGCCTATTTTTTGGCGACCAATACGTGGTATCCGCTCTCCATCTACTACGACGACCTCGCCTGTCGCAAGTTCGTCGATTTCCGCCGGGTCTTCACCGGTCGACCGATCCTCGACATGGAGTACGCGTTCGAGAACGTCGTCGAGGTGATCAAACCGCTGGACTTCTCCGCGGTCCTCGCCGCACCGATCCGTTTCCACGTCTCGGTGACTCTCGTCGACGAACTGCGCACCCTCGACGTCAGCGACTTCGAGAGCCGTGCCGACCTGAAGGCGGCGCTGCGGGCCAGTGCCTGGCTTCCGGTGGCGGTGCCCGGCACCGCGATCTGGCGCGGGCAGCGCGCGGTCGACGGCGGTGTGCTGACCGCCTTCCCGTTCCGGCTGGCGGTCCGGGACGGCTGCACGCACGTCCTCTCGCTGAGCACCCGACCGATGAGCCTGCCGCAGCGGCGGCACTCGATCACCCAACGGTTCGCCGCGTCTCGGATCAACCGGCTGCGGTCCGGGCTGGGCGACGGATATCTGCGCGCCGTACGGGAGGGCTGGCAGGACCGCCGGGACCTACAGCACCAGATGACCCACCCGGAGGACGACCCGGCCATCCTGGACCTCGCGCCGCTGCCCTGGATGCGGCAGGTGCAGCGGCACGAACTCGACCTCGCGAAGCTGCTCGCCGGTGCCCGCACCGCCTACGGCGTGATGTACTGCGCCCTGAACGGCGTCTCGCCGGACCGGATCCGGGACAACACGCTGCGGATCATCCCCAGGCTGACGGCTGTCGAGCACGTGGTGCCGCTGGGCCCGTCGAGCGGGCTGTCCCAGTGA
- a CDS encoding glycosyltransferase, whose protein sequence is MSLTVLVNAGPWLPVPPNGYGGIENVIATLVPELRRLGVRVVLATVGSSELPVDERLAVFADGQFGSLQRPYNQACGVVQSHLHAVVRTLRQRDDIDLVHDHVEAAGLATLAALGRDAPPVLHTLHWDLAKHPELYGSFDGADRVRVNGVSASQLARAPEALRAHSVGHVHLATPLAVGVDRCRPADKGRHVVVLGRINPGKGQDLAARLAHRAGFDLVLAGPVGPYRQPADLAAAEHDPVAAANPDVQFWRERVAPHVDGVRVRWIGTVAGRERDDLVATARASLFPLRWAEPGGTAVVESLALGTPVVGLAKGCLPELVQHGGTGLLTDDEEELAGLVLDADRIDPRRCQTEAARRFTPEVMARSYLALYDRVRALSEVAVPA, encoded by the coding sequence ATGAGCCTCACCGTGCTGGTGAACGCCGGCCCCTGGCTGCCGGTGCCGCCGAACGGGTACGGCGGGATCGAGAACGTGATCGCCACCCTCGTACCCGAGCTGCGCCGGCTCGGCGTACGGGTGGTGCTGGCCACCGTCGGCAGCAGTGAACTGCCGGTCGACGAGCGGCTGGCGGTCTTCGCCGACGGACAGTTCGGCAGCCTGCAACGGCCGTACAACCAGGCGTGCGGGGTGGTGCAGAGCCACCTGCACGCGGTGGTACGCACGCTGCGGCAGCGCGACGACATCGACCTGGTGCACGACCACGTCGAGGCGGCCGGCCTGGCCACCCTGGCCGCGCTCGGCCGGGACGCCCCGCCGGTGCTGCACACCCTGCACTGGGACCTGGCCAAGCATCCCGAGTTGTACGGCAGCTTCGACGGCGCCGACCGGGTCCGCGTGAACGGCGTCTCCGCCTCGCAGCTGGCCCGCGCTCCGGAGGCGCTGCGCGCACACTCGGTCGGGCACGTGCACCTGGCCACCCCGCTGGCCGTCGGCGTGGACCGGTGCCGCCCCGCCGACAAGGGCCGGCACGTCGTGGTGCTCGGCCGGATCAACCCGGGCAAGGGGCAGGATCTCGCCGCCCGGCTGGCGCACCGGGCCGGTTTCGACCTGGTCCTCGCCGGTCCGGTCGGCCCGTACCGGCAGCCGGCCGACCTGGCCGCCGCCGAGCACGATCCGGTGGCGGCGGCCAACCCGGACGTCCAGTTCTGGCGGGAGCGGGTCGCCCCGCACGTCGACGGGGTACGGGTGCGCTGGATCGGCACCGTCGCCGGCCGGGAACGCGACGACCTGGTCGCCACCGCCCGCGCCTCGCTCTTCCCGCTGCGCTGGGCCGAGCCCGGCGGTACGGCGGTGGTCGAGTCACTCGCCCTCGGCACCCCGGTCGTCGGGCTGGCCAAGGGCTGCCTGCCGGAGCTGGTCCAGCATGGTGGGACGGGTCTGCTCACCGACGACGAGGAGGAACTGGCCGGGCTCGTCCTGGACGCGGACCGGATCGACCCGCGCCGCTGCCAGACCGAGGCCGCCCGGCGGTTCACCCCGGAGGTGATGGCCCGGTCCTATCTGGCCCTCTACGACCGGGTCCGGGCACTGTCCGAGGTGGCCGTGCCGGCCTGA
- a CDS encoding glucosyl-3-phosphoglycerate synthase codes for MKVKGEQRVSVVLPARNEEATVGAIVGTLRRHLMEKAPVIDELIVVDSRSTDATAALATAAGARVVSQDEMTRGLPRLDGKGDALWSGLAAATGDVVAFVDADLRRFSPRFVTGLVGPLLADPTVAFVKGFYHRPLVGPGGVEPDGGGRVTELMARPLISMFWPELAGFVQPLAGEYAGRREILEQIPFVSGYGVEIAMLVDLLDLVGLDALAQVDLGERFHRHQDTEALGRMSAQILYTVWSRLHRRGLVAEPVPPAAALTQFRRGGDDALPNLDREIVVTDVSVAERPPLASLSPRTRMARNRARRLALAGAVPSGAVAAG; via the coding sequence CTGAAGGTCAAGGGGGAGCAGCGGGTCAGCGTGGTGTTGCCGGCCCGCAACGAGGAGGCCACGGTCGGTGCGATCGTCGGCACGCTGCGTCGGCACCTGATGGAGAAGGCCCCGGTGATCGACGAGCTGATCGTCGTCGACTCCCGCTCCACCGACGCGACCGCGGCGCTGGCCACCGCCGCCGGGGCCCGGGTGGTGAGCCAGGACGAGATGACCCGCGGGCTGCCCCGGCTGGACGGCAAGGGCGACGCGCTCTGGTCCGGCCTGGCCGCCGCCACCGGCGACGTCGTCGCGTTCGTCGACGCCGACCTGCGCCGCTTCTCGCCCCGGTTCGTCACCGGGCTGGTCGGGCCGCTGCTCGCCGACCCGACCGTCGCGTTCGTCAAGGGCTTCTACCACCGGCCGCTGGTCGGGCCCGGGGGCGTCGAACCGGACGGCGGCGGGCGGGTGACCGAGCTGATGGCCCGGCCGCTGATCAGCATGTTCTGGCCGGAACTGGCCGGCTTCGTCCAGCCGCTCGCCGGGGAGTACGCCGGCCGCCGCGAGATCCTCGAACAGATCCCGTTCGTCTCCGGGTACGGCGTCGAGATCGCCATGCTCGTCGACCTACTGGACCTGGTCGGGCTGGACGCGCTGGCCCAGGTCGACCTCGGCGAGCGGTTCCACCGGCACCAGGACACCGAGGCGCTGGGCCGGATGTCGGCGCAGATCCTCTACACCGTCTGGTCCCGGCTGCACCGGCGCGGGCTGGTCGCCGAACCGGTGCCGCCGGCCGCCGCGCTCACCCAGTTCCGCCGGGGTGGCGACGACGCACTGCCGAACCTGGACCGGGAGATCGTCGTCACCGACGTGTCGGTCGCCGAACGGCCACCGCTGGCCAGCCTCTCCCCGCGTACCAGGATGGCCCGGAACCGGGCCCGTCGGCTGGCGCTGGCCGGTGCCGTCCCGAGCGGGGCGGTGGCCGCCGGATGA